One window from the genome of Gemmatimonadaceae bacterium encodes:
- a CDS encoding glycosyltransferase family 4 protein, with translation MRALFIAHAYPRYENDPVGSFILRLATALRDHGIDSEVLAPSAPGLTSHEIIEGIRVHRYRYAPGGMESLAYGGMMSVQVRSSWRGRIAMAGLLSAAFAKSLRLLRTGQFDLVHAHWWFPGGIIGTGLRALARRPLVTTLHGSDVRLARDVLGGARAFRFVARTTDALTTVSSWLAREATQLAPKANPIVAPMPVVPGLFHPGNARVENRLLFIGKLTEQKGLHHLLRALAIMRTRPSVDVVGAGRVDDAHLRELAQDLGVADRINWLPLLSQADLAERYREAAVHVIPALDEGLGLTAIESLLCETPVVAFDSGGVPDAVVPGRTGVLVQPGNIEALATALDELLTNPDERARLGRGGRALMIAKFSPDAVAARYASIYSDAVRHRRG, from the coding sequence ATGCGTGCGCTCTTCATCGCACACGCTTATCCGCGATACGAGAACGATCCGGTCGGGTCGTTCATCCTTCGCCTCGCCACGGCGCTCCGTGATCACGGCATCGACAGCGAGGTCCTTGCTCCCTCCGCGCCGGGCTTGACGAGCCACGAGATCATCGAGGGAATCCGCGTCCACCGCTATCGTTATGCGCCAGGCGGCATGGAGTCCCTCGCCTACGGCGGAATGATGAGCGTGCAGGTCCGCAGCTCCTGGCGCGGCCGCATCGCGATGGCGGGACTCCTCTCCGCCGCGTTCGCCAAGTCGCTACGCCTCTTGCGAACGGGCCAATTCGATCTTGTCCACGCGCACTGGTGGTTTCCCGGAGGAATCATCGGAACGGGACTGCGCGCGCTCGCCCGGCGGCCACTTGTGACGACACTGCATGGCTCGGACGTGCGTCTCGCCCGCGATGTCCTCGGAGGTGCGCGCGCGTTCCGCTTCGTCGCGCGTACTACCGATGCGCTGACGACCGTCTCGTCCTGGCTCGCGCGCGAAGCCACGCAGCTGGCACCGAAGGCGAATCCGATCGTGGCACCGATGCCTGTTGTGCCGGGTCTCTTCCATCCCGGCAACGCACGCGTCGAGAACCGGCTCCTCTTCATCGGTAAATTGACTGAGCAGAAGGGACTTCACCATCTGCTACGCGCCCTCGCCATTATGCGGACGCGACCCTCGGTGGATGTCGTTGGTGCCGGACGCGTCGACGATGCTCATCTACGAGAATTGGCGCAGGACCTTGGCGTCGCCGACCGCATCAACTGGCTGCCACTCCTGTCACAGGCGGATCTGGCCGAGCGGTATCGTGAAGCCGCAGTGCATGTGATTCCCGCGCTCGACGAAGGACTCGGTCTCACCGCAATCGAGTCGCTTCTCTGCGAGACGCCGGTGGTGGCGTTCGATTCTGGTGGTGTTCCAGACGCGGTCGTGCCAGGGCGAACCGGAGTGCTCGTTCAACCAGGGAACATCGAGGCGCTCGCTACGGCTCTTGACGAACTTCTGACAAATCCAGACGAGCGCGCGCGTTTAGGCAGGGGAGGGCGCGCTCTCATGATCGCGAAGTTCAGTCCTGATGCGGTCGCTGCCCGCTACGCGTCTATCTATTCTGACGCCGTTCGCCATCGCCGCGGTTGA
- a CDS encoding lysylphosphatidylglycerol synthase domain-containing protein, whose translation MAIAFVIFAAWTIWRQWRDASAAELNIELHWGWLGLSSLVVLATYGLLVEIWRRLLARSGARVSFALAARVWFVSNLGKYVPGKVWQLTSMATMMRREQVSLAVAGSSAIMVAVCNVVAGFVVVLALGTQSLRALGARTQGAVMAATVILLLALLLAPLTVKWAATLVGRVMKRTVSLSIPAVAVWESTAGYVITWLLYGVAFELFAVAVVGRAGGSWAAYVATFTLSYLVGYLALPAPGGLGVREWAMTTVFVALKLGTPAEAAVITVASRLWLTVLEVTPGLLYLVRRS comes from the coding sequence TTGGCCATCGCCTTCGTCATTTTCGCGGCGTGGACGATCTGGCGACAATGGCGCGACGCCTCCGCCGCCGAGCTGAATATCGAGTTGCATTGGGGATGGCTCGGGCTGTCTTCACTTGTCGTGCTCGCGACTTACGGACTACTCGTCGAGATCTGGCGACGCCTGCTCGCGCGCTCCGGAGCGCGGGTGTCGTTCGCCCTCGCTGCCCGCGTCTGGTTCGTTTCAAACTTGGGAAAGTACGTTCCCGGTAAAGTGTGGCAGCTTACGTCCATGGCGACGATGATGCGTCGCGAGCAGGTCTCGCTCGCCGTCGCCGGTAGCTCCGCGATCATGGTTGCCGTCTGTAACGTCGTCGCAGGATTCGTCGTTGTGCTGGCGCTCGGAACGCAGTCCTTACGAGCGCTCGGCGCTCGCACGCAAGGCGCCGTGATGGCCGCCACGGTCATACTCCTACTCGCGCTGCTGCTCGCGCCACTCACCGTGAAGTGGGCCGCAACTCTGGTTGGCCGTGTCATGAAGCGGACGGTCTCGCTTTCCATCCCTGCGGTGGCGGTGTGGGAAAGTACCGCAGGCTACGTGATTACCTGGCTCCTCTACGGCGTCGCATTCGAGCTCTTCGCCGTGGCCGTCGTCGGCCGCGCCGGCGGCAGCTGGGCGGCGTACGTCGCGACATTCACACTCTCTTATCTGGTGGGCTATCTCGCGCTGCCCGCGCCCGGCGGTCTCGGCGTCCGCGAATGGGCGATGACCACCGTGTTCGTCGCCCTCAAGCTGGGGACGCCCGCGGAAGCGGCCGTCATCACGGTTGCCTCACGCCTTTGGCTCACGGTGCTCGAGGTCACGCCGGGACTCCTTTACCTCGTTCGGCGGTCATGA
- a CDS encoding glycosyltransferase yields the protein MTASTTVPALAPTPLAPRPSIVDVSVLVPAKDESENLPLFMEQADATFHSVPNVSFEVVVIDDGSEDDTWPVLQQLTRRYPFLKLARHRSRRGIADALRTGYLHARGRVLVFYPADLQFKPEDIPHLVAPILADEADMVTGFKEGKYEKALVSGIYNRLSRLLFDVKVKDLNSVKAYRREIMEVLPVRPDWHRYMIVIAAAQGFTVAEVPVPLYPRHAGRSKFASWHRIPIGVLDMLSVWFELRFAQKPLLAFGMLGAVIFVVGVLAGLLALARLWIYDVGQRWVWTIIQTCLILGGVFGAAGLLGEQIAGQRAEMRELRRRLDEAVGSSSESPTGDRPGF from the coding sequence ATGACCGCGAGTACCACCGTGCCCGCCCTAGCCCCAACACCCCTAGCCCCTCGCCCCTCGATCGTCGACGTCTCCGTCCTCGTCCCCGCCAAAGACGAGTCGGAGAATCTGCCACTGTTCATGGAACAGGCAGACGCGACTTTTCATTCGGTGCCTAACGTCTCCTTCGAGGTCGTCGTTATCGATGATGGCTCGGAGGATGACACTTGGCCGGTTCTCCAGCAGCTCACTCGGCGCTATCCATTTCTGAAACTCGCGCGGCATCGGAGCCGCCGCGGCATCGCTGACGCCCTTCGTACCGGCTATCTGCACGCACGTGGGCGAGTTCTCGTTTTCTATCCCGCCGACCTGCAATTCAAGCCCGAAGACATTCCGCATCTCGTCGCACCCATTCTCGCCGACGAAGCGGACATGGTCACGGGGTTCAAGGAAGGGAAGTACGAGAAGGCGCTGGTGTCCGGGATATACAACCGACTCAGCCGTCTGTTGTTCGACGTGAAGGTCAAGGATCTCAACAGCGTCAAGGCCTATCGACGCGAGATCATGGAAGTTCTGCCGGTGCGGCCGGATTGGCACCGCTACATGATCGTGATTGCCGCCGCGCAGGGTTTCACGGTTGCTGAAGTCCCGGTGCCGCTCTATCCACGCCATGCGGGTCGCTCTAAGTTCGCGAGCTGGCATCGGATTCCGATCGGCGTGCTTGACATGCTCTCGGTGTGGTTCGAGCTGCGATTTGCTCAGAAACCGTTGCTTGCCTTCGGGATGCTCGGCGCGGTGATCTTCGTTGTCGGTGTGCTCGCCGGACTTCTGGCGCTGGCGCGCCTCTGGATCTACGACGTCGGCCAGCGCTGGGTGTGGACGATCATCCAAACTTGTCTCATCCTCGGCGGTGTCTTTGGCGCCGCGGGACTCCTCGGGGAGCAGATAGCCGGTCAGCGAGCGGAGATGCGCGAGCTTCGCCGCCGCTTGGATGAGGCGGTTGGCTCGTCGTCGGAGAGCCCCACCGGCGATCGCCCCGGCTTTTGA
- the rpoN gene encoding RNA polymerase factor sigma-54, with product MKAGLQQSTQLKQELKINPRLYQAMDLLYMPLLDLQQHLKQELLNNPFLEMVEMEEEEEEEEESPETEAATEQDKANDEIDWEEILLDGFDAGGRREEHEEREYYEPVTVDTRDLSDHLRDQITLLELSARQQLLAEEFIGNINEDGYLACPLNDILISINETITKVAEELNPDLEEIPHYALGDVEQMLTVIQSLDPPGVGARDLRECLMLQLREAGLEQSVPFRLVRDCFDELINHRWSEISKRFGISPADVQRAADEIKKLDPKPGLMYSSASDNYIIPDLIVEKIDGRYHVFLNDANLPRLKLSKAYQEIARDKKKFEGESKEFISNKLNSANWMIQAIEQRRQTMLKVMNYIVDRQRDFFEKGVQYLKPLTLREVAEVINMHESTVSRVTNEKYVQTPRGVLPLKFFFSSGLSTTAGEDVSARGIKAQIEKLVSEEDPKHPLTDQAIVNILKESGVQIARRTVAKYRDQLGVLSARMRKRV from the coding sequence ATGAAAGCTGGCCTCCAGCAAAGCACGCAGCTCAAACAGGAACTCAAGATCAACCCACGCCTCTATCAGGCGATGGATCTGCTCTATATGCCGCTGCTGGATCTCCAACAGCATCTCAAGCAGGAGCTCTTGAACAACCCCTTCCTCGAGATGGTCGAGATGGAGGAAGAGGAAGAGGAAGAGGAGGAGAGTCCCGAAACTGAAGCAGCGACTGAACAGGACAAGGCAAACGACGAGATCGACTGGGAAGAGATTCTGCTCGACGGCTTCGACGCCGGTGGCCGCCGCGAAGAGCACGAAGAGCGCGAGTACTATGAGCCCGTCACGGTCGACACGCGCGACCTCTCCGATCACCTGCGCGACCAGATCACTCTGCTCGAGCTGTCAGCGCGCCAGCAGCTGCTCGCCGAGGAGTTCATCGGAAACATCAACGAGGATGGCTATCTCGCGTGTCCGCTGAACGATATCCTCATCAGCATCAACGAAACGATCACCAAGGTCGCCGAGGAGCTCAACCCTGATCTCGAAGAAATACCGCACTACGCGCTCGGCGACGTTGAGCAAATGCTCACGGTCATTCAGAGCCTCGACCCGCCGGGTGTTGGCGCGCGCGACTTGCGCGAGTGCTTGATGCTTCAGCTTCGCGAGGCGGGGCTCGAGCAGTCGGTACCGTTTCGGCTCGTTCGGGATTGCTTCGACGAGCTGATCAACCACCGCTGGAGCGAGATCTCGAAGCGCTTCGGCATCAGTCCCGCAGACGTCCAACGCGCCGCCGACGAGATCAAGAAGCTCGATCCGAAGCCGGGCTTGATGTATAGCAGTGCCAGCGACAACTACATCATCCCTGATCTGATTGTCGAGAAGATCGACGGCCGCTATCACGTCTTTCTGAATGACGCAAATCTCCCGCGACTCAAGCTCAGCAAGGCCTACCAGGAGATCGCCCGCGACAAGAAGAAGTTCGAAGGCGAGAGCAAGGAGTTCATCTCGAACAAGCTCAACTCCGCGAACTGGATGATTCAGGCCATCGAGCAACGGCGCCAGACGATGCTCAAGGTCATGAACTACATCGTCGACCGGCAACGCGATTTCTTCGAGAAGGGCGTGCAGTACCTCAAGCCGCTCACGCTGCGCGAGGTCGCCGAAGTCATCAATATGCACGAGTCGACGGTCAGCCGCGTCACCAATGAGAAATACGTGCAGACGCCGCGCGGCGTCCTGCCGTTGAAATTCTTCTTCTCATCGGGTCTCTCGACCACCGCCGGCGAGGACGTTTCCGCTCGGGGCATCAAAGCGCAGATCGAGAAGCTCGTCTCCGAGGAAGATCCGAAGCATCCCCTCACGGATCAGGCGATCGTCAACATTCTGAAGGAGAGTGGCGTCCAGATCGCCCGACGCACCGTCGCGAAGTATCGCGACCAACTCGGGGTGCTCTCCGCACGCATGCGCAAGCGGGTGTGA
- the lptB gene encoding LPS export ABC transporter ATP-binding protein, which produces MSDIPERLKRLLDHAKHGDRSLALTLHALIIAADSAGCSDFNQAAIIYRDDHLAAMRADGRDAEREAGRLSLDEVRKHLAASVLPRLVSEGVIVLPQSGLSTPDAKIRITETYWRAIQEKRREVAATLRQTGEHLTPAKDFAAIRATPAKREAAQTKVSVLEASGLVKIYRRRKVVNDVALRLQQGEIVGLLGPNGAGKTTTFYMIVGLIQPFAGHISMDGVDITTMPMYKRARRGVGYLSQEPSIFRKLSVEDNILAILETLPISGAERRTRLETLLDELSIKHLRQSKAFALSGGERRRLEITRALVSRPKFMMLDEPFAGVDPIAVHDIQSIVANLRHRGIGVLISDHNVEQTLDIVDRAYIMFDGQVKVSGTVRELVFDDTVADIYLGPTLTARLRARFSNTDGNGRDGEPNGGLPAPVRPTGPPPFHGHGGSEVQ; this is translated from the coding sequence ATGAGCGATATTCCGGAGCGGCTCAAGCGACTTCTGGATCACGCCAAGCACGGCGACCGCTCGCTCGCGCTCACGCTGCACGCGCTGATCATCGCCGCCGATTCCGCGGGTTGCTCGGACTTCAATCAGGCCGCAATCATCTATCGCGACGACCACCTCGCGGCAATGCGCGCCGACGGGCGCGACGCCGAGCGAGAGGCAGGCCGCCTGAGCCTCGACGAAGTGAGAAAGCACCTCGCCGCGTCCGTCCTCCCGCGCCTCGTTTCCGAGGGGGTAATCGTTCTGCCGCAGAGCGGCCTCAGCACGCCAGACGCGAAGATTCGGATCACCGAGACTTACTGGCGCGCGATTCAGGAAAAGCGCCGTGAGGTGGCGGCGACGCTCCGCCAGACCGGTGAGCACCTCACGCCGGCGAAGGATTTTGCGGCAATCAGAGCGACGCCGGCAAAGCGCGAAGCCGCCCAGACCAAGGTCAGCGTGCTCGAAGCTTCCGGTCTCGTAAAGATTTACCGTCGCCGGAAGGTTGTGAACGACGTGGCCCTCCGATTGCAACAGGGGGAGATTGTCGGATTGCTGGGCCCGAATGGAGCGGGGAAGACCACCACCTTCTACATGATCGTGGGGTTGATCCAGCCCTTTGCAGGGCACATCAGCATGGACGGTGTGGATATCACGACCATGCCGATGTACAAGCGAGCGCGACGCGGAGTCGGCTATCTTTCCCAGGAGCCCTCCATCTTTCGAAAGCTCTCGGTGGAGGACAACATCCTGGCGATCCTCGAGACGTTGCCGATTTCCGGTGCCGAGCGGCGAACGCGTCTTGAAACGCTACTGGACGAGCTGAGCATCAAGCACCTTCGACAGAGCAAAGCATTCGCTCTGTCCGGCGGCGAGCGGCGACGACTCGAGATCACCCGAGCGCTCGTCTCGCGACCAAAGTTCATGATGTTGGACGAGCCCTTCGCTGGCGTCGATCCGATTGCCGTGCATGATATTCAGAGCATCGTCGCCAATTTGCGTCACCGTGGAATCGGTGTGTTGATCAGCGACCATAACGTGGAGCAAACCCTGGACATTGTGGATCGCGCGTACATCATGTTCGATGGCCAGGTAAAGGTTTCCGGGACAGTCCGCGAGCTGGTTTTTGACGATACTGTCGCGGACATCTATCTCGGCCCGACGCTGACCGCTCGACTGCGCGCGCGCTTCTCGAACACCGATGGCAACGGGCGTGATGGCGAACCAAACGGCGGCCTGCCGGCTCCGGTTAGGCCCACTGGACCACCGCCATTTCACGGTCATGGAGGATCGGAAGTACAATGA
- the lptC gene encoding LPS export ABC transporter periplasmic protein LptC yields the protein MMQSTRVGHLTLCLAVGCAVGAAGACNEPKGPPVSPRGDADTAEQIGYGVRTLLTANGVQKGELQADTMYVYNDQTKFDFRNARVKFNTETGVPNGTMRANRGIYDTRTQILEGFGNVVITTLDGKTLKSPHVKFNQLGNEVTSDTTFEVKAGEREQRGIGFTADPNLTHFKCLRMCGGSAPITLPGS from the coding sequence ATGATGCAGTCGACGCGCGTTGGGCACCTTACCCTATGTCTCGCCGTCGGATGTGCGGTGGGTGCCGCCGGAGCCTGCAACGAGCCCAAAGGTCCACCGGTGAGTCCCCGTGGCGACGCCGACACGGCCGAGCAAATTGGCTATGGCGTGCGTACTTTGCTGACCGCGAACGGCGTTCAGAAAGGCGAGCTGCAAGCGGATACGATGTACGTCTACAACGACCAGACGAAATTCGATTTCCGCAACGCGCGCGTGAAGTTCAATACCGAAACGGGTGTGCCTAACGGTACGATGCGCGCGAATCGCGGCATCTACGACACCCGCACGCAGATTCTCGAAGGTTTCGGCAACGTCGTCATCACGACGCTCGATGGAAAAACGCTTAAGTCGCCGCATGTCAAGTTCAATCAACTCGGCAACGAAGTCACAAGTGATACGACGTTCGAAGTCAAAGCGGGTGAACGGGAGCAGCGCGGAATAGGGTTTACGGCGGATCCGAATCTCACGCACTTCAAGTGCTTGCGAATGTGCGGCGGCAGCGCGCCGATTACGCTGCCCGGCTCCTGA
- a CDS encoding KpsF/GutQ family sugar-phosphate isomerase — protein sequence MKRDEILERGRRVLRLERDALAAMEKRLGDEFARAVELMHACKGRLIVCGVGKSGLVGRKIAATLTSTGTPATFLHPVDSVHGDLGIVGNEDVAILISKSGESDELLALLAHLKGFGVRTIAITGDVKSALARHSDVVLDASVREEACPHDLAPTTSTTAALALGDALAVALLQEKGFRREDFARIHPGGSLGRSLVTKVEEVMLRDQLPILRNGDTMREAIVMIAERRGIAVVVDARTHVDGVLTAGDLSRLVERSDDFLSAPVRGVMTRTPKLARTGELASAVVYRMEQIGIMAMPVVNEREELVGVVHLHDMMRARVV from the coding sequence ATGAAACGCGACGAGATTCTCGAGCGCGGTCGACGTGTGCTTCGGCTCGAACGGGACGCGCTTGCCGCGATGGAGAAGCGCCTCGGCGACGAATTTGCGCGCGCCGTGGAGCTCATGCACGCGTGCAAGGGCCGCTTGATAGTGTGTGGCGTCGGGAAGTCAGGTCTCGTCGGCCGTAAGATCGCCGCAACGCTAACGTCTACCGGAACGCCGGCGACCTTCCTTCATCCTGTCGACAGCGTCCACGGCGATCTCGGCATCGTCGGCAACGAGGACGTCGCGATCCTCATCTCCAAGAGCGGGGAGTCCGACGAGCTGCTCGCTCTCCTGGCACACCTGAAGGGCTTTGGCGTTCGCACCATCGCGATCACCGGAGACGTGAAATCTGCTCTCGCTCGGCACTCCGATGTCGTCCTCGACGCCAGCGTCAGAGAGGAGGCCTGTCCGCACGACCTCGCCCCGACGACGAGCACGACCGCCGCGCTCGCCCTCGGGGACGCCCTTGCCGTCGCTCTCCTCCAGGAAAAGGGCTTTCGCCGCGAAGACTTCGCGCGGATCCACCCGGGAGGCTCCCTGGGTCGCTCCCTCGTCACCAAGGTCGAGGAAGTGATGCTGCGGGATCAACTGCCTATTCTCCGCAACGGAGACACGATGCGGGAGGCAATCGTCATGATTGCGGAGCGCCGCGGGATCGCTGTAGTCGTTGACGCACGAACTCACGTCGACGGGGTATTGACCGCCGGAGACCTTAGCCGGCTGGTCGAGCGCAGCGATGACTTCCTGTCGGCTCCGGTACGCGGTGTCATGACTCGCACTCCAAAGCTGGCGCGTACCGGCGAGCTCGCAAGCGCCGTCGTCTATCGCATGGAGCAAATCGGTATCATGGCAATGCCAGTCGTGAACGAGCGAGAGGAACTGGTGGGAGTCGTACATCTGCACGATATGATGCGAGCGCGCGTGGTATGA
- a CDS encoding HAD hydrolase family protein codes for MTPQTASAVDAATARAIRLVGIDVDGVLTDGGIYLGAVDGTPLEFKRYDIQDGLGIHFLRKAGIRVAIVTGRVSDSVRLRASELEIEDVAQDSYARKLPALRRILERHGIGADETAFIGDDFPDLAIMRTVRLPVAVANAVPEVLSVSRFQLSRGGGRGAVREFAELLLKARGEWETLTEAYVAERSVEGSDGRRGAKSKRRSRAGRGQRR; via the coding sequence ATGACTCCGCAGACGGCATCGGCGGTCGACGCCGCGACCGCGCGAGCGATTCGTCTCGTCGGTATCGACGTCGACGGCGTACTCACCGATGGTGGCATCTACCTCGGCGCGGTCGACGGGACGCCGCTCGAATTCAAGCGCTACGATATTCAGGATGGCTTGGGGATTCACTTCCTCCGCAAAGCAGGCATTCGCGTCGCCATCGTCACCGGTCGCGTTTCGGACAGCGTTAGGCTTCGCGCCTCCGAACTCGAGATCGAGGATGTCGCCCAGGATTCGTACGCCCGCAAGCTGCCCGCCCTGCGCAGAATCCTCGAGCGTCACGGAATCGGCGCAGACGAAACGGCGTTCATCGGCGACGATTTTCCCGACCTGGCGATCATGCGCACCGTGCGGTTGCCCGTCGCTGTGGCTAACGCGGTTCCCGAAGTGTTGAGCGTCTCTCGATTTCAGCTCTCGAGAGGTGGCGGCCGCGGAGCCGTTCGTGAATTCGCCGAGCTACTGCTCAAAGCGCGCGGTGAGTGGGAAACGCTGACCGAGGCGTACGTCGCCGAACGGTCAGTGGAAGGAAGCGATGGCCGGCGCGGCGCGAAGTCGAAGCGTCGCTCTCGCGCTGGTCGTGGTCAGCGACGATGA
- the kdsA gene encoding 3-deoxy-8-phosphooctulonate synthase produces MKQQTDAAMVRFRSDALFLIAGPCVLESDALNLRVGEHLARLAERVPGGIIYKASFDKANRSNQDATRGPGLDEGLAALARVRDKTGLPVLTDVHLPEQCAAAAEVVDVLQIPAFLCRQTDLLVAAGATGKPVNIKKGQWMHPEGMKGAVEKVRAAALGESAALATRNSPLATPEIALTERGTFFGYGDLVVDMRSFARMRSACNVPIVFDATHSVQQPGKGFGGASGGAREFIPPLAQAAVAAGADGLFMETHPDPDHAPSDGPNMIPLDKLDALVHRLIQLWELAKR; encoded by the coding sequence TTGAAGCAGCAGACTGACGCGGCAATGGTCCGCTTTCGCAGCGATGCGCTATTTCTCATTGCCGGTCCGTGCGTACTCGAGTCCGACGCGCTGAATCTTCGCGTCGGCGAGCACCTAGCCCGCCTCGCCGAGCGCGTCCCGGGTGGCATTATCTACAAAGCGAGTTTCGACAAGGCGAACCGCTCTAATCAGGATGCCACGCGCGGGCCAGGCCTCGATGAGGGTCTCGCAGCGCTGGCGCGCGTACGTGACAAGACTGGACTCCCCGTGTTGACCGACGTGCATCTCCCCGAGCAATGCGCGGCGGCTGCCGAGGTTGTCGACGTCCTGCAGATACCGGCCTTCCTCTGCCGCCAGACCGACCTCCTCGTCGCCGCTGGCGCGACCGGAAAACCGGTGAATATCAAGAAGGGACAATGGATGCACCCGGAGGGAATGAAGGGCGCCGTCGAGAAAGTCAGAGCAGCCGCGTTAGGCGAGTCCGCAGCACTGGCCACTCGCAACTCGCCACTCGCCACTCCTGAAATCGCTCTCACGGAACGCGGCACGTTCTTCGGTTATGGCGATCTCGTCGTCGACATGCGCTCGTTCGCTCGCATGCGCTCCGCGTGCAACGTGCCCATAGTCTTCGACGCAACGCACAGCGTCCAGCAGCCGGGCAAGGGGTTCGGCGGAGCCAGTGGCGGCGCGCGGGAGTTCATTCCACCGCTCGCGCAAGCCGCGGTCGCCGCGGGAGCCGATGGCCTTTTCATGGAGACGCACCCCGATCCGGACCACGCACCAAGCGACGGCCCGAACATGATCCCGCTCGACAAGCTCGATGCACTCGTGCACCGACTGATTCAGCTGTGGGAGCTCGCAAAGCGATGA